One stretch of Nocardioides perillae DNA includes these proteins:
- the glpX gene encoding class II fructose-bisphosphatase — translation MTTPGAPYPPSELSVAPESPDRNLALELVRVTEAAAMAAGRWVGKGDKNGADGVAVNAMRVMISGIGMNGTVVIGEGEKDNAPMLYNGEQVGDGTGPECDVAVDPIDGTTLTAKGMNNAIAVLAVAPRGTMYDPSAVFYMDKLVTGPEAADVVDIRLPVAENVRLVAKAKGASPEDVTVVLLDRPRHEQLAREIRDAGARIKFISDGDVAGAIMAARSGTGIDLLLGIGGTPEGIIAACAMKCLGGTIQGQLRPQDDAERQKALDAGLDLDPDHVLTTDELVTGDDCFFVATGITDGELMQGVRYRAGGATTHSLVMRSRSGTIRSITSEHRLSKLRAYSAIDFDR, via the coding sequence ATGACGACCCCCGGTGCGCCGTACCCGCCGTCCGAGCTGTCCGTCGCCCCCGAGTCGCCCGACCGCAACCTCGCGCTCGAGCTGGTGCGCGTCACCGAGGCCGCCGCGATGGCCGCCGGTCGCTGGGTGGGCAAGGGCGACAAGAACGGCGCCGACGGCGTGGCCGTCAACGCGATGCGCGTGATGATCTCCGGCATCGGCATGAACGGCACCGTCGTCATCGGCGAGGGCGAGAAGGACAACGCGCCGATGCTCTACAACGGCGAGCAGGTCGGCGACGGCACCGGCCCTGAGTGCGACGTCGCCGTCGACCCGATCGACGGCACGACGCTGACGGCGAAGGGCATGAACAACGCCATCGCCGTGCTCGCCGTGGCGCCGCGGGGCACGATGTACGACCCCTCGGCCGTCTTCTACATGGACAAGCTCGTGACCGGCCCCGAGGCCGCCGATGTCGTCGACATCCGCCTGCCCGTCGCGGAGAACGTCCGGCTGGTCGCGAAGGCCAAGGGCGCGAGCCCCGAGGACGTCACCGTCGTGCTCCTCGACCGCCCCCGCCACGAGCAGCTCGCACGGGAGATCCGCGACGCGGGTGCGCGCATCAAGTTCATCTCCGACGGCGACGTCGCCGGTGCGATCATGGCGGCGCGCAGCGGCACCGGCATCGACCTGCTGCTCGGCATCGGCGGCACGCCCGAGGGCATCATCGCCGCCTGCGCGATGAAGTGCCTCGGCGGCACGATCCAGGGCCAGCTGCGCCCGCAGGACGACGCGGAGCGGCAGAAGGCGCTCGACGCGGGCCTCGACCTCGACCCCGACCACGTGCTGACCACCGACGAGCTGGTGACCGGCGACGACTGCTTCTTCGTGGCCACCGGCATCACCGACGGCGAGCTCATGCAGGGGGTGCGCTACCGCGCCGGCGGCGCCACCACCCACTCGCTGGTGATGCGCTCCCGCTCGGGGACGATCCGCTCCATCACCTCCGAGCACCGGCTCTCGAAGCTACGCGCTTACTCCGCGATCGACTTCGACCGCTGA
- the xseA gene encoding exodeoxyribonuclease VII large subunit: MAMDTSLESPAPVRQVANAIAGWIDRLGAVWVEGQVAQVTRRPGMATVFMTLRDPVADLSITVTCSRVLFDGLTPPLVEGASVVCHAKPSFYANRGSLSLYARDIRTVGLGELLARLERRRQLLAAEGLFEQRLKRPLPFLPRTVGLVTAPRSAAERDVVDNARRRWPSVRFTTAYAAMQGPRSAAEVLEGLDRLERDPEVDVVVVARGGGSVEDLLPFSDEALLRAVHRMRTPVVSAIGHEQDSPLLDLVADVRASTPTDAARLVVPDHAEEQARVRGARDRLRDLVVGRVEREQAGLDALRARPAMADPRTLLDRRAEEVDALRERTRRCLRHQLDRAGDDLGHQLARARALSPLATLRRGYAVLQDADGHVVTTLDAVAPGAAVHVRVADGRVAATVTGTEALPTDPPAAPATTQEAPRG; the protein is encoded by the coding sequence GTGGCCATGGACACCTCCCTCGAGTCGCCGGCGCCGGTCCGGCAGGTGGCCAACGCCATCGCGGGGTGGATCGACCGCCTCGGCGCCGTGTGGGTCGAGGGGCAGGTCGCCCAGGTGACGCGCCGGCCCGGCATGGCCACGGTCTTCATGACGCTGCGCGACCCGGTGGCCGACCTGTCCATCACCGTCACCTGCTCGCGGGTGCTCTTCGACGGCCTCACCCCGCCGCTGGTCGAGGGGGCCAGCGTCGTGTGCCACGCCAAGCCGTCCTTCTACGCCAACCGCGGCTCCCTCTCGCTCTACGCCCGCGACATCCGCACCGTCGGGCTCGGCGAGCTGCTCGCCCGCCTCGAGCGCCGCCGTCAGCTGCTGGCCGCCGAGGGCCTCTTCGAGCAGCGCCTCAAGCGCCCGCTGCCCTTCCTGCCCCGCACGGTCGGGCTGGTCACCGCGCCGCGCTCCGCGGCCGAGCGCGACGTCGTCGACAACGCCCGCCGCCGCTGGCCGTCGGTGCGCTTCACCACGGCGTACGCCGCGATGCAGGGCCCGCGGTCGGCCGCCGAGGTGCTGGAGGGCCTCGACCGGCTCGAGCGCGACCCCGAGGTCGACGTGGTGGTGGTCGCCCGCGGCGGCGGCTCGGTGGAGGACCTGCTGCCCTTCAGCGACGAGGCCCTGCTGCGCGCGGTGCACCGCATGCGCACCCCGGTCGTCTCCGCGATCGGCCACGAGCAGGACTCCCCGCTCCTCGACCTCGTCGCCGACGTGCGCGCCTCCACCCCGACCGACGCCGCCCGCCTGGTGGTGCCCGACCACGCCGAGGAGCAGGCCCGGGTGCGCGGCGCGCGCGACCGGCTGCGCGACCTCGTCGTCGGCCGGGTCGAGCGCGAGCAGGCCGGGCTCGACGCCCTCCGCGCGCGCCCCGCGATGGCCGACCCGCGCACCCTGCTCGACCGGCGTGCCGAGGAGGTCGACGCGCTGCGCGAGCGCACCCGCCGCTGCCTGCGCCACCAGCTCGACCGCGCGGGCGACGACCTGGGCCACCAGCTGGCCCGGGCCCGCGCCCTCTCGCCCCTGGCCACCCTGCGCCGCGGCTACGCCGTGCTGCAGGACGCCGACGGCCACGTCGTCACGACCCTCGACGCCGTCGCGCCCGGCGCCGCGGTCCACGTGCGCGTCGCCGACGGCCGGGTCGCGGCCACCGTCACCGGCACCGAGGCCCTGCCCACCGATCCCCCCGCCGCGCCCGCGACCACCCAGGAGGCACCCCGTGGCTGA
- a CDS encoding sugar ABC transporter permease, producing MSSAAVQTATPTQPTGKASRTKPADSDRSRAENSLGRKLVAPAIVLMLLVTAFPMLRALYLSLFQYSLTAPEERSFVGVDNYVTALTDPLFWQTTANTVGIMVITVAFELVIGFAFAMVMHRVIFARGVIRTSILIPYGIITVVSGFAWQFAFSNTNGFVNSWLPFLGDDFNWFASYESSMIAIMVSEIWKTTPFMSLLLLAGLAQVSEDMIEAAKVDGATWFQRLFKVILPNMRAAIMVAVLFRALDAYRIFDNIFVMTAGANGTSSISFLTYRQVIEQFQLGIGSALSVLLFLSVLVVAFVIVKVFRVDLASARQER from the coding sequence GTGAGCAGCGCTGCGGTCCAGACCGCGACACCCACCCAACCCACGGGCAAGGCCTCGCGCACGAAGCCCGCCGACTCCGACCGCTCCCGGGCCGAGAACTCCCTGGGCCGCAAGCTCGTCGCCCCGGCGATCGTGCTGATGCTGCTCGTCACGGCGTTCCCGATGCTGCGGGCGCTCTACCTCTCGCTGTTCCAGTACAGCCTCACCGCACCCGAGGAGCGCTCGTTCGTCGGCGTCGACAACTACGTCACCGCGCTGACCGACCCGCTCTTCTGGCAGACCACCGCCAACACGGTGGGGATCATGGTCATCACGGTGGCCTTCGAGCTCGTCATCGGCTTCGCCTTCGCGATGGTGATGCACCGGGTGATCTTCGCCCGCGGCGTGATCCGCACCTCGATCCTGATCCCCTACGGCATCATCACCGTGGTCTCGGGCTTCGCGTGGCAGTTCGCCTTCTCCAACACCAACGGCTTCGTGAACAGCTGGCTGCCCTTCCTCGGCGACGACTTCAACTGGTTCGCCTCCTACGAGTCGTCGATGATCGCGATCATGGTCTCCGAGATCTGGAAGACCACGCCGTTCATGTCCCTGCTGCTCCTCGCCGGCCTGGCGCAGGTCTCCGAGGACATGATCGAGGCGGCCAAGGTCGACGGCGCGACCTGGTTCCAGCGGCTGTTCAAGGTGATCCTGCCCAACATGCGGGCGGCGATCATGGTGGCGGTCCTCTTCCGCGCCCTCGACGCCTACCGCATCTTCGACAACATCTTCGTCATGACCGCCGGGGCCAACGGCACCTCGTCGATCTCGTTCCTGACCTACCGCCAGGTCATCGAGCAGTTCCAGCTCGGCATCGGCTCCGCGCTGTCGGTGCTGCTCTTCCTCTCCGTCCTGGTGGTGGCCTTCGTGATCGTCAAGGTCTTCCGCGTCGACCTGGCCTCGGCCCGACAGGAGCGATGA
- a CDS encoding ABC transporter ATP-binding protein, with protein MSAVVFKKAQRWYPGAEKPAVPGIDLEIADGEFMVLVGPSGCGKSTTLRMLAGLEEVDAGEIYIGDREVTHVAPKDRDIAMVFQNYALYPHMSVAENMAFALKMAKVPTDERNRRVADAAAMLGLTDYLDRKPKALSGGQRQRVAMGRAIVRQPQVFCMDEPLSNLDAKMRVQTRTDIAKLQAELGITTVYVTHDQVEAMTMGDRVAVMKDGLIQQVAKPLELYDRPANLFVAGFIGSPQMNLLEATAVDGQARIGGYLVPVDPGASRRAEGAITVGVRPEAWRVVGPEDGGLPLKVTVVEELGADAFVYGTSDVAGTPSTVILRVSGRHHPGRGDVVHVTTDPEYVHVFDTATGERLSD; from the coding sequence ATGTCCGCTGTCGTGTTCAAGAAGGCCCAGCGCTGGTACCCCGGCGCCGAGAAGCCGGCGGTCCCCGGCATCGACCTGGAGATCGCCGACGGCGAGTTCATGGTCCTGGTCGGCCCGTCGGGCTGCGGCAAGTCGACGACGCTGCGGATGCTCGCAGGTCTCGAGGAGGTCGACGCCGGCGAGATCTACATCGGCGACCGCGAGGTCACGCACGTCGCGCCCAAGGACCGCGACATCGCGATGGTGTTCCAGAACTACGCGCTCTACCCCCACATGTCGGTCGCCGAGAACATGGCGTTCGCGCTGAAGATGGCCAAGGTGCCGACCGACGAGCGCAACCGCCGCGTGGCGGACGCGGCGGCGATGCTCGGGCTCACCGACTACCTCGACCGCAAGCCGAAGGCGCTCTCCGGCGGCCAGCGCCAGCGCGTGGCGATGGGCCGCGCGATCGTGCGCCAGCCCCAGGTCTTCTGCATGGACGAGCCGCTGTCCAACCTCGACGCCAAGATGCGCGTGCAGACCCGCACCGACATCGCCAAGCTGCAGGCCGAGCTCGGCATCACCACCGTCTACGTCACCCACGACCAGGTCGAGGCGATGACGATGGGCGACCGCGTCGCGGTGATGAAGGACGGGCTGATCCAGCAGGTCGCCAAGCCGCTGGAGCTCTACGACCGGCCCGCCAACCTCTTCGTCGCCGGCTTCATCGGCAGCCCGCAGATGAACCTGCTGGAGGCCACCGCGGTCGACGGCCAGGCACGCATCGGGGGCTACCTCGTGCCGGTCGACCCGGGCGCCTCGCGCCGCGCCGAGGGCGCCATCACGGTCGGTGTGCGTCCCGAGGCCTGGCGCGTCGTCGGCCCCGAGGACGGCGGCCTGCCGCTCAAGGTGACGGTGGTCGAGGAGCTCGGCGCCGACGCCTTCGTCTACGGCACCAGCGACGTGGCCGGCACCCCCAGCACCGTGATCCTGCGGGTCAGCGGGCGCCACCACCCCGGCCGCGGCGACGTCGTCCACGTCACCACCGACCCCGAGTACGTGCACGTCTTCGACACGGCCACGGGGGAGCGCCTCAGCGACTGA
- a CDS encoding carbohydrate ABC transporter permease, whose protein sequence is MKNRIGMVVGIVLILLWCLLPVAWIISLSLKSQDSITNGNPGFLPADGTFAGFANYSDVLADDQFRRAIFNSIGISLIATTLSVIIATLAAYAIARLEFKGKKFVLTTALVIAMFPVVSLVGPLFDMWRTLGIYDTWPGLIIPYMSFTLPLAIWTLSAFFREIPWEMEQAAQVDGATSWQAFRKVIVPLAAPGVFTAAILTFFFAWNDFVFGISLTSTEAARPIPAALSFFVGPDPFNRPASLLAAAAVVATVPIIVIVLLFQRKIVAGLTSGAVKG, encoded by the coding sequence ATGAAGAACCGCATCGGCATGGTGGTCGGCATCGTGCTGATCCTGCTGTGGTGCCTGCTGCCCGTCGCCTGGATCATCTCGCTGTCGCTGAAGTCCCAGGACTCCATCACCAACGGCAACCCGGGCTTCCTGCCCGCCGACGGCACCTTCGCCGGGTTCGCCAACTACTCCGACGTGCTGGCCGACGACCAGTTCCGCCGGGCCATCTTCAACTCCATCGGCATCTCGCTGATCGCCACGACGCTCTCGGTCATCATCGCCACGCTCGCCGCCTACGCGATCGCACGGCTGGAGTTCAAGGGCAAGAAGTTCGTGCTCACCACCGCGCTGGTGATCGCGATGTTCCCGGTGGTCTCGCTGGTCGGCCCGCTCTTCGACATGTGGCGCACGCTCGGCATCTACGACACCTGGCCGGGCCTGATCATCCCCTACATGTCCTTCACGCTGCCGCTGGCGATCTGGACGCTCTCGGCCTTCTTCCGCGAGATCCCGTGGGAGATGGAGCAGGCCGCCCAGGTCGACGGCGCCACGTCGTGGCAGGCCTTCCGCAAGGTGATCGTGCCGCTGGCCGCGCCGGGTGTCTTCACCGCCGCGATCCTGACGTTCTTCTTCGCCTGGAACGACTTCGTCTTCGGCATCTCGCTGACCTCGACCGAGGCGGCGCGACCGATCCCCGCGGCGCTGTCGTTCTTCGTCGGGCCCGACCCGTTCAACCGGCCGGCGTCGCTGCTGGCCGCGGCCGCGGTCGTCGCGACCGTCCCGATCATCGTCATCGTCCTGCTGTTCCAGCGCAAGATCGTCGCCGGCCTCACCTCCGGCGCAGTGAAGGGTTGA
- a CDS encoding extracellular solute-binding protein, which yields MERRPRRPVRRALAATAALACGSALLSACAGGDSGKPTLNWYINPDGQETLTQLAEQCSTDEYDIAIQLLPTSATDQRTQLARRLAARDSSTDLMSLDPVFVPEFANAGWLAPFEGDLADQVVDDDVLAGAAETVMWEDQVVAAPQWANTQVLWFRRSLAEQAGLDMSQPVTWDQVIEAAASVDGATVGVQADRYEAYVVWINALVEGAGGSIVEDTEAGREAEVTIDSEAGREAAAVIQKLADSGATQPDFTTSNEGTSLGRMFPEDGGPGEFMNNWTFVYKNYEGTIGTPGGPADQEAFEDLGWARYPRTVEGEPSKPPIGGIDIGVGAYSENLDFAQEAAVCVTSPEAQSALAVNDGLMPSRASVYDSPELQEAYPADLLDLYRESIEEGGPRPKSAFYSQISSAVQSVWHPPTSVSPESTPEESAEFLRAVLDGEALL from the coding sequence ATGGAGAGACGCCCGCGTCGGCCGGTCCGCCGCGCACTGGCTGCCACCGCCGCCCTCGCCTGCGGTTCGGCGCTGCTGAGCGCCTGCGCAGGCGGGGACAGCGGGAAGCCCACGCTGAACTGGTACATCAACCCCGACGGCCAGGAGACGCTGACGCAGCTCGCCGAGCAGTGCAGCACCGACGAGTACGACATCGCCATCCAGCTGCTGCCGACCAGCGCCACCGACCAGCGCACGCAGCTGGCGCGCCGGCTCGCGGCCCGCGACAGCTCGACCGACCTGATGAGCCTGGACCCGGTCTTCGTGCCCGAGTTCGCCAACGCCGGCTGGCTGGCGCCCTTCGAGGGCGACCTCGCCGACCAGGTCGTCGACGACGACGTGCTGGCGGGCGCCGCCGAGACCGTGATGTGGGAGGACCAGGTCGTGGCCGCCCCGCAGTGGGCCAACACGCAGGTGCTGTGGTTCCGCCGCTCGCTGGCCGAGCAGGCCGGGCTCGACATGTCGCAGCCCGTCACCTGGGACCAGGTGATCGAGGCCGCCGCCTCCGTCGACGGAGCGACCGTGGGGGTCCAGGCCGACCGCTACGAGGCGTACGTCGTGTGGATCAACGCCCTCGTCGAGGGCGCGGGCGGCTCGATCGTGGAGGACACCGAGGCCGGCCGCGAGGCCGAGGTCACGATCGACTCCGAGGCCGGCCGCGAGGCCGCCGCGGTCATCCAGAAGCTCGCGGACTCCGGCGCCACCCAGCCCGACTTCACCACCTCCAACGAGGGCACCAGCCTCGGCCGGATGTTCCCCGAGGACGGCGGCCCCGGCGAGTTCATGAACAACTGGACCTTCGTCTACAAGAACTACGAGGGCACCATCGGCACCCCGGGCGGCCCGGCGGACCAGGAGGCCTTCGAGGACCTCGGCTGGGCGCGCTACCCGCGCACCGTCGAGGGCGAGCCGTCCAAGCCCCCGATCGGCGGCATCGACATCGGGGTCGGCGCCTACTCCGAGAACCTCGACTTCGCCCAGGAGGCCGCGGTCTGCGTGACCTCCCCCGAGGCCCAGTCCGCGCTGGCCGTCAACGACGGCCTGATGCCCTCGCGCGCCTCGGTCTACGACTCGCCGGAGCTGCAGGAGGCCTACCCCGCCGACCTGCTCGACCTCTACCGCGAGAGCATCGAGGAGGGCGGCCCGCGCCCCAAGAGCGCCTTCTACAGCCAGATCTCGAGCGCCGTGCAGTCCGTGTGGCACCCGCCCACCTCGGTCTCGCCGGAGTCCACGCCGGAGGAGTCGGCGGAGTTCCTGCGGGCCGTCCTCGACGGGGAGGCCCTGCTGTGA
- a CDS encoding alpha/beta fold hydrolase — MAAAPRTTRPGSPAGSPSTSPPVSEELHAPVAPGIELCYQTFGDPGDEPLLLVMGLGGPMTWWDPELCTQLAERGFFVVRYDNRDTGRSSRVRQRVPRTAVVRAFLGQRVRTPYTMSDLASDAAGLLDHLGIDAAHVAGVSMGGMIGQTLAIEHPDRVLSLTSIMSSTGRRTAGWQHPRLFPGLLAARGAGREAYVAGSVAFWELIGSPAYRNDPETVRRRAEETFDRGYSASGVLRQMLAVLTQPNRERALRDVRVPVCVMHGLADPMVHVSGGRATARAVPGAELVLVDGMAHDVPTALHRTIVDAVRRTADRAAAQAGDRAPVSR, encoded by the coding sequence ATGGCCGCCGCTCCCCGCACCACCCGTCCCGGCTCCCCCGCGGGGTCGCCCAGCACCTCGCCCCCCGTGTCGGAGGAGCTGCACGCACCGGTCGCCCCGGGCATCGAGCTGTGCTACCAGACCTTCGGCGATCCGGGCGACGAGCCGCTGCTGCTGGTGATGGGCCTCGGCGGCCCGATGACGTGGTGGGACCCCGAGCTGTGCACGCAGCTCGCCGAGCGCGGCTTCTTCGTCGTGCGCTACGACAACCGAGACACCGGCCGCTCGAGCCGGGTGCGCCAGCGGGTGCCCCGCACCGCGGTGGTCCGCGCGTTCCTCGGCCAGCGGGTGCGCACGCCGTACACCATGTCGGACCTCGCCAGCGACGCCGCGGGCCTGCTCGACCACCTCGGGATCGACGCGGCCCACGTCGCCGGGGTGTCGATGGGCGGGATGATCGGCCAGACCCTCGCGATCGAGCACCCCGACCGGGTCCTCAGCCTGACCTCGATCATGTCGAGCACCGGCCGTCGCACCGCGGGCTGGCAGCACCCCCGCCTCTTCCCGGGGCTGCTGGCCGCCCGCGGCGCCGGCCGGGAGGCGTACGTCGCGGGGTCGGTCGCCTTCTGGGAGCTGATCGGCTCGCCCGCCTACCGCAACGACCCCGAGACGGTGCGGCGCCGAGCCGAGGAGACCTTCGACCGCGGCTACTCCGCCTCCGGGGTGCTGCGCCAGATGCTGGCGGTGCTCACCCAGCCCAACCGCGAGCGGGCGCTGCGCGACGTGCGCGTGCCGGTGTGCGTGATGCACGGCCTGGCCGACCCCATGGTCCACGTCTCCGGGGGTCGCGCCACGGCGCGGGCCGTGCCCGGCGCCGAGCTGGTGCTCGTCGACGGCATGGCCCACGACGTGCCGACCGCGCTGCACCGCACGATCGTCGACGCCGTGCGCCGCACCGCCGACCGGGCCGCAGCCCAGGCCGGCGACCGGGCGCCCGTCAGTCGCTGA
- a CDS encoding DUF4245 family protein, with protein MSEPRPTAGPTAAAPAGRPGRYERSFSGLVAAMVVLVGVVLLIVGYRALFREELEVGPTPVDYREAGEAVARAGIPVVLPSTLPSGWIATSAEVERGAPPVWRLGVLTDEERFVGLRHGDVEPDELLESTYPDDEPVEVDPVEVADAAVATRWQAYEVGEDLAWVADLGTTAVVVHGSAPAEDLATFVETLEELPAAQAQPAG; from the coding sequence GTGAGCGAGCCCCGCCCGACCGCCGGACCCACCGCTGCTGCACCCGCCGGGCGCCCCGGCCGCTACGAGCGCTCCTTCTCCGGCCTCGTGGCCGCGATGGTGGTGCTCGTCGGCGTGGTGCTGCTGATCGTGGGCTACCGCGCGCTCTTCCGCGAGGAGCTCGAGGTCGGCCCGACGCCGGTGGACTACCGCGAGGCCGGCGAGGCCGTGGCGCGCGCGGGGATCCCGGTCGTGCTCCCGTCGACCCTGCCGTCGGGCTGGATCGCCACCAGCGCCGAGGTCGAGCGCGGCGCCCCGCCGGTGTGGCGCCTCGGGGTGCTGACCGACGAGGAGCGCTTCGTCGGGCTGCGGCACGGCGACGTCGAGCCCGACGAGCTGCTCGAGTCGACCTACCCCGACGACGAGCCCGTCGAGGTCGACCCGGTGGAGGTGGCGGACGCGGCCGTCGCGACGCGCTGGCAGGCCTACGAGGTGGGCGAGGACCTCGCCTGGGTCGCCGACCTCGGGACGACCGCCGTCGTCGTGCACGGCTCGGCCCCGGCCGAGGACCTCGCGACCTTCGTCGAGACCCTTGAGGAGCTGCCCGCGGCGCAGGCTCAGCCGGCGGGCTGA
- a CDS encoding alpha/beta fold hydrolase, whose product MTHDTAGALASFLLPDGFRRPPVVAVLREGSVVAEGARAAARAAAARRAAVRGSSPWAGGAPVRGSDPVVLVPGFLAGDLSLALMARELRAAGHRTYRAHIRCNVGCTLDAATRLEQRIEQVAERRGSRVQLVGHSLGGMLSRGLAVRRPDLVSSLVTMGSPMLAPGAHHASLSTGVEVLLRLSRMGLPGFMAEECVRGACARQSFDESREPVPPGTDFTAIWSKRDGIVDWRACVDPLARSVEVSASHLGMAVDPRVVDAVLGSLRVARPASAVEVDRGVSA is encoded by the coding sequence GTGACTCACGACACAGCCGGCGCGCTGGCCTCCTTCCTGCTGCCGGACGGCTTCCGCCGACCGCCGGTCGTCGCCGTCCTGCGCGAGGGCAGCGTCGTCGCCGAGGGCGCCCGCGCCGCCGCCCGTGCCGCCGCGGCGCGACGGGCCGCGGTGCGCGGGTCCTCGCCGTGGGCCGGGGGAGCGCCGGTGCGCGGCAGCGACCCGGTGGTACTCGTGCCGGGCTTCCTCGCCGGCGACCTCTCCCTGGCCCTCATGGCGCGCGAGCTGCGCGCCGCCGGCCACCGCACCTACCGCGCCCACATCCGCTGCAACGTCGGTTGCACCCTCGACGCCGCCACCCGGCTGGAGCAGCGCATCGAGCAGGTCGCCGAGCGGCGCGGCAGCCGGGTCCAGCTCGTCGGCCACAGCCTCGGAGGCATGCTCTCCCGCGGGCTGGCCGTTCGTCGGCCCGACCTGGTCTCCTCGCTCGTCACCATGGGCAGCCCGATGCTGGCGCCCGGTGCCCACCACGCCTCGCTGTCGACCGGGGTCGAGGTGCTGCTGCGGCTCTCGCGGATGGGGCTGCCCGGCTTCATGGCCGAGGAGTGCGTGCGGGGGGCGTGCGCGCGGCAGAGCTTCGACGAGAGCCGCGAGCCCGTGCCGCCGGGCACCGACTTCACCGCGATCTGGTCCAAGCGCGACGGCATCGTCGACTGGCGCGCCTGCGTCGACCCGCTCGCCCGCTCGGTCGAGGTCAGCGCCTCCCACCTCGGCATGGCGGTGGACCCGCGCGTGGTCGACGCGGTCCTGGGCAGCCTGCGCGTCGCCCGCCCGGCCTCAGCGGTCGAAGTCGATCGCGGAGTAAGCGCGTAG
- a CDS encoding exodeoxyribonuclease VII small subunit, whose protein sequence is MAEQQSPASPSYEEARAELVEVVRALEAGGTTLEESLALWERGERLARTCQDWLDGARRRLDAVLDADTGADGDSAATGDDGEGQPAG, encoded by the coding sequence GTGGCTGAGCAGCAGTCCCCCGCGAGCCCGAGCTACGAGGAGGCGCGCGCCGAGCTGGTCGAGGTGGTGCGCGCCCTCGAGGCCGGCGGCACCACGCTCGAGGAGTCCCTCGCGCTGTGGGAGCGCGGTGAGCGGCTCGCCCGCACCTGCCAGGACTGGCTCGACGGCGCCCGCCGGCGGCTCGACGCCGTGCTCGACGCCGACACCGGAGCCGACGGCGACAGCGCCGCCACCGGCGACGACGGGGAGGGTCAGCCCGCCGGCTGA